A genomic segment from Janthinobacterium sp. 64 encodes:
- the wrbA gene encoding NAD(P)H:quinone oxidoreductase translates to MKPTNLIILVLFYSRHGATRQLAELIAQGVESVPGCDARLRTVPAVSTVTEATAPEVPLDGAPYVELEDLQDCAGLALGSPTRFGNMAAAMKYFWDGTASDWLAGSLSGKPACVFTSTGSLHGGQESTLLSMMIPLFHHGMLVMGLPYTHPELMTTSTGGSPYGATHWAGIDGDKALSDDEKRLAVALGRRLAENAAKLAGA, encoded by the coding sequence ATGAAGCCAACCAATCTGATTATTCTCGTATTGTTTTATTCACGCCATGGCGCCACGCGCCAGCTGGCCGAGCTGATAGCCCAGGGAGTGGAAAGCGTGCCTGGCTGCGATGCGCGCCTGCGCACCGTGCCCGCCGTCTCCACGGTGACGGAAGCGACGGCGCCGGAAGTGCCGCTTGACGGCGCTCCGTATGTGGAACTGGAAGACTTGCAGGACTGCGCGGGCCTGGCCCTGGGGTCGCCCACGCGCTTCGGCAACATGGCCGCCGCCATGAAGTACTTCTGGGATGGCACGGCCAGCGACTGGCTGGCCGGCAGCCTGTCCGGCAAGCCCGCCTGCGTGTTCACGTCCACGGGCAGCCTGCACGGCGGCCAGGAATCGACTTTGCTGTCGATGATGATCCCCCTTTTCCATCACGGCATGCTGGTCATGGGCCTGCCCTACACGCACCCCGAACTGATGACGACGTCCACGGGCGGCTCGCCGTATGGCGCCACGCACTGGGCGGGCATCGATGGCGACAAGGCCCTGAGCGACGATGAAAAGCGCCTGGCCGTCGCCCTGGGCCGGCGCCTGGCGGAAAACGCCGCGAAACTGGCAGGCGCATGA
- a CDS encoding DUF6630 family protein: MINTAALFSTAFLPGQAGFDTETITGLAEWRLDTPTLFKLLVGAGTQAVVWPIYGDGEDCACVLAAPMAQAQASWQALSALMDKPRDAAAIVARSAISALLAGGQAWLILDIVQLVPHDIGTPDYAAALDALRAEAQALHLALLRGDREALAPLLAAGAASPATGYWSATADAQLANVEELGTDELPFLQGLEVVGWKEDALCYEVSAAGEPDVTGLVTPYGRWIVPLSQRCVDLGVYYADEGWITFATADAPDAHGVMDLNGTVVLPPAPGALYVISPHLVQQIDADGASRLLRLPDGALVLEGVDNICQRNDGYIDVERQTSDDERNVCGVIDATGKVLLPTAYSSVQDFGMKRKIAIVSQRIDGRFLFGLANSQGELLAPCQYEAIDSATTSSPPKLRKNLIFAIDAQGLACMLTLDGKQAFAPLYRPAHRLLGVAVQSDFLYVVNDGMAWSMDFTGQLLEQFDTVDNFKAAITAQLSEAMGRGRKNAVPRNSFTPAQILAKADREQLRAMAALLFLGDAELAARCVDITLEELAQDDPEEEYEGDTPEAACFFLLWSTAADVLGHGATLDWKSVDEVPHIRLHISLPALRDFSWAQREDGDAMIDGLAAIAAHLAPHQLRLVNLHGDEDTYYLGVVRAQDAAAFSKVALQAALRPVLIE; this comes from the coding sequence ATGATCAATACCGCAGCCCTGTTCAGCACCGCCTTCCTGCCCGGCCAGGCCGGCTTCGACACCGAGACGATCACCGGCCTGGCCGAATGGCGGCTGGACACGCCGACGCTGTTCAAGCTGCTCGTCGGCGCCGGCACGCAAGCCGTCGTCTGGCCCATCTACGGAGATGGCGAAGATTGCGCCTGCGTGCTGGCCGCGCCGATGGCGCAGGCGCAAGCCAGCTGGCAAGCCTTGTCCGCGCTGATGGACAAGCCGCGCGACGCGGCCGCCATCGTCGCGCGCAGCGCCATCAGCGCCCTGCTGGCGGGCGGCCAGGCGTGGCTGATCCTCGATATCGTCCAGCTGGTCCCGCACGATATCGGCACGCCCGACTACGCCGCCGCGCTCGACGCCCTGCGCGCCGAAGCGCAAGCGCTGCACCTTGCCCTGCTGCGCGGCGACCGGGAAGCGCTGGCGCCGCTGCTGGCCGCCGGCGCCGCATCGCCGGCCACCGGCTACTGGTCGGCCACGGCCGATGCGCAGCTGGCCAATGTCGAGGAACTCGGCACGGACGAACTGCCCTTCCTGCAAGGCCTGGAAGTGGTGGGCTGGAAGGAAGACGCGCTGTGCTATGAAGTGAGCGCCGCCGGCGAACCGGACGTCACCGGCCTGGTCACGCCCTATGGCCGCTGGATCGTGCCACTGTCGCAGCGCTGTGTGGACCTGGGCGTTTATTATGCGGACGAGGGCTGGATCACCTTTGCCACGGCGGACGCGCCCGACGCGCACGGCGTCATGGACTTGAACGGCACGGTGGTGCTGCCGCCCGCCCCCGGCGCCCTGTACGTGATCAGCCCCCACCTGGTACAGCAGATCGATGCGGACGGCGCCAGCCGCTTGCTGCGCCTGCCCGATGGTGCGCTGGTCCTGGAAGGCGTGGACAACATCTGCCAGCGCAACGATGGCTATATCGACGTGGAACGCCAGACCAGCGACGACGAGCGCAATGTCTGCGGCGTGATCGACGCCACCGGCAAGGTGCTGCTGCCCACCGCCTACAGCTCCGTGCAGGATTTTGGCATGAAGAGGAAAATCGCCATCGTCAGCCAGCGCATCGATGGCCGCTTCCTGTTTGGCCTGGCGAATAGCCAGGGCGAGCTGCTGGCGCCGTGCCAGTACGAAGCCATCGATAGCGCCACCACCTCGTCGCCGCCGAAACTGCGCAAGAACCTGATCTTCGCCATCGATGCGCAGGGGCTGGCCTGCATGCTGACCCTCGATGGCAAGCAGGCGTTTGCGCCGCTGTATCGGCCCGCCCACCGTTTGCTCGGCGTGGCCGTGCAAAGCGACTTTTTATATGTCGTCAACGATGGCATGGCCTGGAGCATGGATTTCACGGGCCAGCTGTTGGAACAGTTCGACACCGTGGACAACTTCAAGGCGGCCATCACGGCGCAACTGAGCGAGGCCATGGGCCGGGGCAGGAAGAATGCGGTGCCGCGCAACAGCTTTACGCCGGCGCAGATCCTGGCCAAGGCCGACCGCGAACAGTTGCGCGCCATGGCCGCCCTGCTCTTTCTGGGCGATGCAGAACTGGCCGCGCGCTGCGTGGACATCACCCTGGAAGAGCTGGCGCAGGACGATCCGGAAGAAGAATATGAAGGCGATACGCCCGAGGCGGCGTGTTTCTTCCTGCTCTGGTCCACGGCCGCCGATGTGCTGGGCCACGGCGCCACCCTGGACTGGAAATCGGTCGATGAAGTGCCGCACATCCGCCTGCATATCAGCCTGCCCGCGCTGCGCGATTTTTCATGGGCGCAGCGCGAGGATGGCGACGCGATGATCGACGGCCTGGCCGCCATTGCCGCCCACCTGGCGCCGCATCAGCTGCGCCTGGTCAACCTGCACGGCGACGAGGACACCTATTATCTGGGCGTGGTGCGCGCGCAGGATGCGGCGGCGTTCAGCAAGGTGGCGCTGCAGGCGGCCTTGCGGCCCGTGCTCATCGAATAG
- a CDS encoding DUF3857 domain-containing transglutaminase family protein produces MLSFLVAHAALAFAPATTDVPFTPTAGMRSVQLAEAAFTRGNSRPAWVEGIDQLPPAAKDSPLAIRLSDVQFHVGEQSAYYVHRALIANEASSVSALGQYEIAFQPDYQRVQLHRLRIVRGEQVIDKLASADIRFLQRETGLSQGVYSGDITAAIVTDDVRVGDTLEVAYTVLGQNPVFGGKFFDAAAWDSPAPVGLRRITLDMPEQRSIAYRMQGGSVAVTPKEQRRNGRRILRFEARDLPPVAAEPYVPADVSTYRWIQFSELGSWKEVNRWALGLFDTPAGGAAVQEALRAAGATGTPAQQVVKVLEFVQNEIRYLSLSMGESSHRPFPPAQVLQRRYGDCKDKSLLMVAMLRELGIVAEPVLVSTELRKGLDRMLPSPLLFDHAIVRVHVDGKTYFLDPTRLGQHGLLDNMGQTHGGAQVLVVNATGKALDTIALQTDPALITDKRSERVTVSAFDQPAEMQVRISIAGTGAERMRVQLAGLSAQQLRQAYESSMGRRYADFTMLAEPLVSDDRVNNRLTVDLRYRIAKFMEKNDQGWLMRYKPVNLTEQFYVPDLVKRSHPLLVPMYPSISIYDFEVMLPQQVDARYQPSQNSIDNSAFRLTEALAFTGRVAQASLRLDVTADRVPADGVPAFVEASRKVNEMLQGSMLLPTRMLKVAAAPDYKEALKARLEASLKASDRLLADAALTGQDTGAILCERARTYSWLGQHAAALKDAAQAVQLQPQSADYLSCQADISFAAGKFKDSAAGFARAVALGNNDGETYQRKALANIYLGNQREMIHDLARAGSKLDEPLAHVRGQIWQAIVGAVPAAMDAGGPPELLTEQWLVEALKMFQQQTGPETMLRVASRDGGNSQAPRLVEVYFYAGKYYLLQNDKIRARVYFQHALDKGVLHSPFHALSRLELERL; encoded by the coding sequence TTGCTGTCTTTCCTGGTCGCTCACGCGGCGCTGGCCTTTGCGCCCGCCACCACCGACGTTCCCTTCACGCCGACGGCCGGCATGCGCAGCGTGCAGCTGGCCGAGGCCGCCTTTACGCGTGGCAACAGCCGGCCAGCCTGGGTGGAAGGCATCGATCAGCTGCCCCCTGCCGCCAAGGACAGCCCGCTGGCGATTCGCCTGTCCGACGTGCAATTTCACGTGGGCGAACAGAGCGCCTACTATGTCCACCGGGCATTGATTGCGAATGAGGCGTCCAGCGTATCGGCGCTGGGCCAGTACGAGATCGCGTTCCAGCCCGACTATCAGCGTGTGCAGCTGCACCGCCTGCGCATCGTGCGCGGCGAGCAGGTGATCGACAAGCTGGCGTCGGCCGATATCCGTTTCCTGCAGCGCGAAACGGGATTGTCGCAGGGCGTGTATTCGGGCGACATCACGGCCGCCATCGTCACCGATGACGTGCGCGTGGGCGATACGCTGGAAGTGGCGTACACGGTGCTGGGCCAGAATCCTGTGTTTGGCGGCAAGTTCTTCGACGCCGCGGCGTGGGACAGTCCGGCACCCGTGGGCTTGCGGCGCATCACGCTCGACATGCCCGAGCAGCGCAGCATCGCCTACCGCATGCAGGGCGGCAGCGTCGCCGTTACCCCCAAAGAACAGCGACGCAATGGTCGCCGCATCCTGCGTTTCGAGGCGCGCGACTTGCCGCCGGTGGCGGCCGAGCCGTATGTGCCGGCCGATGTGTCGACATACCGGTGGATCCAGTTTTCCGAGCTGGGCAGCTGGAAGGAAGTCAATCGGTGGGCGCTGGGGCTGTTCGACACGCCTGCGGGCGGCGCCGCCGTGCAGGAAGCGCTGCGCGCCGCAGGCGCCACGGGCACGCCCGCGCAGCAGGTGGTCAAGGTGCTGGAGTTTGTGCAGAACGAGATCCGCTACCTGTCGCTGTCGATGGGCGAAAGCTCGCACCGGCCGTTTCCACCGGCCCAGGTGCTGCAGCGCCGCTATGGCGACTGCAAGGACAAGTCGCTGCTGATGGTGGCCATGCTGCGCGAACTGGGCATCGTCGCCGAGCCCGTGCTGGTGTCGACCGAATTGCGCAAGGGCCTGGACCGCATGCTGCCCAGCCCCTTGCTGTTCGACCATGCCATCGTGCGCGTGCACGTCGATGGCAAGACGTATTTCCTCGATCCCACGCGCCTGGGCCAGCACGGTTTGCTCGATAACATGGGCCAGACGCATGGCGGCGCGCAGGTGCTGGTGGTCAATGCCACCGGCAAGGCGCTCGACACGATAGCGCTGCAGACGGATCCGGCCTTGATCACGGACAAGCGCAGCGAACGCGTGACGGTCAGCGCCTTCGACCAGCCTGCCGAGATGCAGGTGCGCATTTCCATCGCGGGCACGGGCGCCGAACGCATGCGCGTGCAGCTGGCAGGCCTGAGCGCGCAGCAACTGCGCCAGGCCTATGAAAGCTCGATGGGGCGCCGCTATGCGGATTTCACCATGCTGGCCGAGCCGCTCGTCAGCGATGACCGCGTGAACAACCGCTTGACGGTCGATTTACGCTACCGCATCGCCAAGTTCATGGAAAAGAATGACCAGGGCTGGCTGATGCGCTACAAGCCCGTCAATCTGACGGAGCAGTTCTATGTGCCGGACCTCGTCAAGCGCAGCCATCCGCTGCTGGTGCCCATGTATCCATCGATCTCCATCTATGATTTTGAGGTTATGCTGCCGCAACAGGTCGATGCCCGGTACCAGCCGTCGCAGAACAGCATCGACAACAGCGCCTTCAGGCTGACCGAGGCGCTGGCCTTTACGGGCCGCGTGGCGCAGGCCAGCCTGCGCCTGGACGTGACGGCCGACCGCGTGCCCGCGGACGGCGTGCCGGCGTTTGTCGAGGCCAGCCGCAAGGTGAACGAAATGTTGCAAGGCAGTATGTTATTGCCGACAAGAATGCTGAAGGTGGCGGCCGCGCCCGACTACAAAGAGGCTCTCAAGGCACGCCTGGAGGCCAGCCTGAAGGCCAGCGACCGGCTGCTGGCCGATGCGGCGCTGACCGGGCAGGACACGGGCGCCATCCTGTGCGAACGGGCGCGCACCTACAGCTGGCTGGGCCAGCACGCGGCGGCGCTCAAGGATGCCGCGCAGGCAGTGCAGCTGCAGCCCCAGTCGGCCGATTATCTGTCCTGCCAGGCTGATATCAGTTTTGCCGCCGGCAAGTTCAAGGACAGCGCCGCCGGCTTTGCGCGCGCCGTTGCCTTGGGCAACAACGATGGCGAGACCTACCAGCGCAAGGCCCTGGCGAATATCTACCTGGGTAACCAGCGCGAGATGATCCATGATCTGGCGCGGGCCGGTAGCAAGCTCGACGAGCCGCTGGCGCACGTGCGCGGACAGATTTGGCAAGCCATCGTGGGGGCGGTGCCCGCGGCCATGGACGCCGGCGGGCCACCGGAGCTGCTGACGGAACAGTGGCTGGTCGAGGCATTGAAGATGTTCCAGCAACAGACCGGCCCCGAGACGATGCTGCGCGTGGCCAGCCGCGACGGCGGCAACAGCCAGGCGCCGCGCCTCGTGGAAGTGTATTTCTATGCCGGCAAATATTACCTGCTGCAAAACGACAAGATTCGCGCCCGCGTGTATTTCCAGCACGCGCTCGACAAAGGCGTCTTGCACAGCCCCTTTCACGCGCTGTCCCGCCTCGAACTGGAACGGCTTTGA
- a CDS encoding YihY family inner membrane protein codes for MFSKYILPIFKYLWRTLHLGADMVRGLTWSETRDLLQFARRRVREESLPQVAGSLTFATVFALVPLLTLALAIFTTFPLFNTFRHALEDYFVQSVMPKGISNTILDYLTTFASKATRLSAIGAGALIVTSVGMMGLIERVFNRIWRVRQERRWTKRLLVYWAIVTLGPLLVGVSLTVTSRLFMATSGVVGAVPFLGAVFYTLVSIGLTMLAFTLLYIAVPNRDVDWRDAAWGGLLAALAFEVAKRGFGEFIQEFPTYSRIYGALAALPLFLVWIYLSWMITLVGALLVAALPVVKYERWWYEAAPGSEFVDAVAILKVLHQACHCADSALVGAADIRRSTRLGFEEMETLLDKMVLQGWVGRVNVEGAVRVQWGKRVADSSDHWVLLGNVNRISLADVYRLFVFGGMRVNSGYPAGSTNERDIKAAEEAAALAAQVESAVEEGLGMSLAQHFGAVRCN; via the coding sequence ATGTTTTCAAAATATATACTCCCCATCTTTAAATACCTGTGGCGCACCTTGCACCTCGGTGCCGACATGGTGCGCGGCCTGACGTGGTCCGAAACGCGCGACCTGCTGCAGTTCGCGCGCCGCCGCGTGCGCGAGGAAAGCCTGCCGCAAGTGGCCGGCAGCCTGACGTTTGCCACCGTGTTCGCGCTGGTGCCGCTGCTGACCCTGGCCCTGGCCATCTTCACCACTTTCCCGCTATTCAATACCTTCCGCCACGCGCTGGAAGATTATTTCGTGCAAAGCGTCATGCCCAAGGGGATATCGAACACCATCCTCGACTACCTGACCACGTTCGCCTCGAAGGCCACGCGGCTGTCGGCCATCGGCGCGGGTGCCCTGATCGTCACCTCGGTGGGCATGATGGGCTTGATCGAACGCGTCTTCAACCGCATCTGGCGGGTGCGCCAGGAACGCCGCTGGACCAAGCGTCTGCTGGTGTACTGGGCCATCGTCACCCTGGGGCCGCTGCTGGTGGGCGTGTCGCTGACGGTGACCTCGCGCCTCTTCATGGCCACCAGCGGCGTGGTGGGCGCCGTGCCTTTCCTTGGCGCCGTGTTTTACACGCTGGTGTCGATCGGCCTGACCATGCTGGCGTTTACCTTGCTGTACATCGCCGTGCCGAACCGCGACGTGGACTGGCGCGACGCGGCATGGGGCGGCTTGCTGGCGGCGCTGGCGTTCGAGGTGGCCAAGCGCGGCTTCGGTGAATTCATCCAGGAATTCCCCACGTATTCGCGCATCTACGGCGCGCTGGCCGCCTTGCCGCTGTTCCTCGTGTGGATTTACCTGAGCTGGATGATCACCCTGGTGGGCGCCTTGCTGGTGGCCGCCTTGCCCGTCGTGAAATACGAACGCTGGTGGTACGAGGCGGCGCCCGGCAGCGAATTCGTCGACGCCGTCGCCATCCTGAAGGTGCTGCACCAGGCTTGCCACTGCGCCGATTCGGCCCTGGTCGGCGCGGCAGACATTCGCCGCAGCACGCGCCTGGGCTTCGAAGAAATGGAAACCCTGCTCGACAAGATGGTGCTGCAGGGCTGGGTGGGCCGAGTCAACGTGGAAGGCGCCGTGCGGGTACAGTGGGGCAAGCGCGTGGCCGACAGTTCCGACCACTGGGTCTTGCTGGGCAACGTCAACCGCATCAGCCTGGCCGACGTCTACCGCCTGTTCGTCTTCGGCGGCATGCGCGTCAATTCCGGCTACCCGGCCGGCTCGACGAATGAGCGCGACATCAAGGCGGCGGAAGAAGCGGCGGCCCTGGCGGCGCAGGTGGAAAGCGCCGTCGAAGAGGGGCTGGGCATGAGTCTGGCCCAGCATTTCGGCGCAGTGCGCTGCAATTGA
- a CDS encoding PoNe immunity protein domain-containing protein — MMLLNTLHDELTGRGSGTEAQRHERYDWLEQLRCTNPDADESGPMAGIPGHHWYRLPQPLVVAGQHTDLLVGTLNAQYLVFAGRHAAAFAAELGLQYDANNRIDRPGGLDELLDAYEEQEDGSWATLPNEPPAAPLAGWDDVYFRVRDLSDGKAIQSVTTIAYESSRFPGYTLLGTTLVGAGAIAHDDETAQYLQQIFADWAIQRECAATCPVASTPWHHAPRQVPPETFGTAFDFGRNLTYLDALLAAYGRAQAQAEIDGGDDAYWACAAASTAYQVFSLRYTAGLPMPDVETALEAAIAACETARAALAAAYDDDALPAFDFEQLTDYARTLQLLGAALLFGRHDLAARLAALQTAFDGEDGVYEALLSTIDPQRPAVDEWYFAEPYSALFECLDTDDRAQQLEHLRQYLASWHTALVREDWFNGHLRAHGLGGYYGLWAFEAGAVARHLGLERSALAHWVMPPAH, encoded by the coding sequence ATGATGTTATTGAATACCCTGCACGATGAATTGACAGGCCGAGGCAGCGGCACGGAAGCCCAGCGGCACGAACGCTACGACTGGCTGGAACAGCTGCGCTGCACGAACCCGGACGCGGACGAAAGCGGCCCCATGGCGGGCATCCCCGGCCACCACTGGTACCGGCTGCCGCAGCCGCTGGTCGTGGCGGGCCAGCACACGGACCTGCTGGTCGGCACCCTGAACGCGCAATACCTGGTGTTCGCGGGCCGCCACGCGGCCGCGTTTGCGGCCGAACTGGGCCTGCAGTACGACGCCAACAACCGCATCGACCGCCCCGGTGGCCTCGACGAGCTGCTCGATGCCTATGAAGAGCAGGAGGACGGCAGCTGGGCCACCTTGCCGAATGAACCGCCAGCGGCACCGCTGGCCGGCTGGGACGACGTGTACTTCCGCGTGCGCGACCTCAGTGACGGCAAGGCCATCCAGAGCGTGACCACCATCGCCTACGAAAGCAGCCGCTTTCCCGGCTATACCCTGCTGGGCACAACCCTGGTGGGCGCGGGCGCCATCGCCCACGACGACGAGACGGCGCAATATCTGCAGCAAATCTTCGCCGACTGGGCCATCCAGCGCGAATGCGCCGCCACCTGCCCGGTTGCATCCACGCCCTGGCACCACGCGCCGCGCCAGGTGCCGCCCGAGACGTTCGGCACTGCGTTCGACTTTGGCCGCAACCTGACTTACCTCGATGCGCTGCTGGCTGCCTACGGGCGCGCGCAGGCGCAGGCGGAAATCGATGGCGGCGATGATGCCTACTGGGCGTGCGCGGCCGCCAGCACGGCGTACCAGGTCTTCTCGCTGCGCTACACGGCAGGCTTGCCCATGCCTGACGTGGAAACGGCGCTGGAAGCGGCCATCGCCGCCTGCGAAACGGCGCGCGCGGCCCTGGCCGCGGCCTACGATGACGATGCCTTGCCCGCCTTTGATTTCGAACAATTGACCGATTACGCGCGCACCCTGCAGTTGCTGGGCGCCGCCCTGCTGTTCGGCCGCCACGACCTGGCTGCCCGCCTGGCCGCCCTGCAAACGGCCTTCGATGGCGAAGACGGCGTGTACGAGGCACTGCTGTCGACCATCGATCCCCAGCGTCCCGCCGTTGACGAATGGTATTTCGCAGAACCCTATTCAGCCCTGTTCGAGTGCCTGGATACGGACGATCGCGCGCAGCAGCTGGAACACCTGCGGCAGTATCTGGCCAGCTGGCACACGGCGCTGGTGCGCGAAGACTGGTTCAACGGCCATTTGCGCGCACACGGCCTGGGCGGCTACTACGGCCTGTGGGCCTTCGAGGCAGGCGCCGTGGCCAGACACCTGGGCCTGGAACGCAGCGCGCTGGCCCACTGGGTCATGCCGCCAGCACACTGA
- a CDS encoding DUF2069 domain-containing protein, which translates to MMHGTLHKYFHWGAIASLVTLTIWCLLWETVVAPLQPGGSWVVLKAAPLLIPLYGVIKRDVYTLQWSSMVILLYFTEGVVRGYSDTNPVSALMAWGEAAIVCIYFFCAVLYLRPYKKAAKRMAKELLEKVNKVSIKK; encoded by the coding sequence ATGATGCACGGCACACTGCACAAGTATTTTCACTGGGGCGCCATCGCCAGCCTCGTCACCCTGACCATCTGGTGCCTGCTGTGGGAAACCGTCGTCGCGCCGCTGCAGCCGGGCGGCTCCTGGGTCGTCCTGAAAGCGGCGCCCCTGCTCATTCCCCTGTACGGCGTCATCAAGCGCGACGTCTACACCCTGCAATGGTCATCGATGGTGATCCTGCTGTATTTTACGGAAGGCGTGGTGCGCGGCTACAGCGACACGAATCCCGTCTCCGCCCTGATGGCCTGGGGCGAGGCGGCCATCGTCTGCATCTACTTCTTCTGCGCCGTGCTGTATCTGCGCCCGTATAAAAAGGCCGCCAAGCGCATGGCCAAAGAGCTGCTGGAAAAAGTAAATAAAGTGAGCATCAAGAAATGA
- a CDS encoding O-acetylhomoserine aminocarboxypropyltransferase gives MSGPKYPGFDTLSLHAGAAPDPATGARATPIHFTSSFAFKSSEHAASLFNMERAGHVYSRISNPTNAVLEERIAALEGGVAGIATASGQAAMHLGLSTIAGAGSHIVASRALYGGSHNLLAYTLKRFGIETTLVDPRDMDAWRCAIRPNTKVLFAETLGNPGLDVLDIPTIAALAHEHQLPLMLDSTFTTPYLLRPFEHGADLVFHSATKFLCGHGTAIGGLLVDGGTFDWQAAYDKTGRFAELCEPYDGFHGMVFAEESTVAPFALRARREGLRDFGAVMSPHNAFAILQGIETLGLRMDRHVANTRKIIDFLLANPAVESVSYPELPSHPDYELAKNLLPKGAGGVFTFRLRGDRAAGQRFVDSLKIFSHLANVGDAKSLVIHPASTTHFRVPDEQLAQAGITQGTMRLSVGLEDADDLIEDLARGLKLSQKGA, from the coding sequence ATGAGCGGCCCGAAATACCCCGGTTTCGATACCTTATCCCTGCATGCGGGCGCGGCGCCCGACCCGGCCACGGGCGCGCGCGCCACGCCCATCCATTTCACGTCCTCGTTTGCCTTCAAGAGTTCGGAGCACGCGGCTTCGCTGTTCAACATGGAACGGGCCGGCCACGTTTACTCGCGCATCTCGAATCCCACCAATGCCGTGCTGGAAGAGCGCATCGCCGCGCTTGAAGGGGGCGTAGCCGGCATCGCCACGGCCAGCGGCCAGGCCGCCATGCACCTCGGTTTATCTACCATCGCCGGCGCCGGTTCGCACATCGTGGCTTCGCGCGCCCTGTACGGCGGCTCGCACAACCTGCTGGCCTATACATTAAAACGCTTCGGCATCGAGACGACGTTGGTCGACCCGCGCGACATGGACGCCTGGCGCTGCGCGATACGCCCGAACACGAAAGTACTGTTCGCCGAAACCCTGGGCAATCCCGGCCTCGACGTGCTCGACATCCCGACCATTGCCGCCCTGGCGCACGAACACCAGCTGCCGCTGATGCTCGATTCGACATTCACCACGCCGTATCTGCTGCGCCCCTTCGAGCATGGCGCCGACCTGGTCTTCCACTCGGCCACCAAGTTTTTATGTGGCCATGGCACGGCCATCGGCGGCTTGCTCGTCGATGGCGGCACCTTCGACTGGCAAGCGGCGTACGACAAGACGGGGCGTTTCGCCGAACTGTGCGAGCCGTATGACGGCTTTCACGGCATGGTCTTTGCCGAGGAATCGACTGTAGCGCCGTTCGCCCTGCGCGCGCGGCGCGAAGGCTTGCGCGATTTCGGCGCAGTCATGAGCCCGCACAATGCCTTCGCCATCCTGCAAGGCATCGAAACCCTGGGCCTGCGCATGGACCGCCACGTGGCCAACACGCGCAAAATCATCGACTTCCTGCTGGCCAATCCGGCCGTGGAATCCGTGTCCTACCCCGAACTGCCGTCGCATCCCGACTATGAACTGGCGAAAAACCTGCTGCCGAAAGGCGCGGGCGGCGTGTTCACCTTCCGCCTGCGCGGCGACCGCGCAGCGGGCCAGCGCTTCGTCGACAGCCTGAAGATCTTCTCGCACCTGGCCAACGTGGGCGACGCCAAGTCGCTCGTCATCCACCCCGCCTCCACCACGCATTTCCGCGTGCCCGACGAGCAACTGGCGCAGGCGGGCATCACGCAGGGCACCATGCGCCTGTCCGTCGGCCTGGAAGACGCCGACGATTTGATCGAAGACCTGGCCCGCGGCCTGAAACTGTCGCAGAAAGGCGCCTGA
- a CDS encoding alpha/beta fold hydrolase, which translates to MLLTIDNTTAYCYTGGKPFNPGQPTAVFIHGAQNDHSVWALQTRYFAHHGWNVLAVDLPGHGRSLGAAKTTVEELARWILAVLDAAGAARAMLIGHSMGSLIALEAAYLAPDRISHLAMLGSTYPMKVSPALLETALNDEQAAIDMVNIWSHSSIAQKPSFPGPGFYAMGGARRLKQRIAALNPAHVFHTDFFACNAYANGEIAAASVHCPTLFIFGARDMMTPPKSTRLLTSAIAHGSVVQVDSGHELMAEQPDAVLDALFAFAQTAAA; encoded by the coding sequence ATGCTGCTCACCATCGACAACACCACGGCTTACTGCTACACGGGTGGTAAACCATTCAACCCGGGCCAGCCGACGGCCGTCTTCATCCACGGCGCGCAAAACGACCATTCCGTGTGGGCGCTGCAGACGCGCTACTTTGCCCACCACGGCTGGAACGTGCTGGCCGTGGATTTACCGGGCCACGGCCGCAGCCTGGGCGCGGCGAAAACCACGGTGGAAGAACTGGCACGCTGGATCCTCGCCGTGCTGGATGCTGCCGGCGCGGCCAGGGCCATGCTGATCGGCCACAGCATGGGTTCATTGATCGCGCTGGAAGCGGCGTACCTGGCGCCGGATCGGATCAGCCACCTGGCCATGCTCGGTTCCACCTACCCGATGAAAGTCTCGCCGGCGCTGCTGGAAACGGCGCTCAATGATGAACAGGCGGCCATCGACATGGTCAATATCTGGTCCCACTCGTCGATCGCGCAAAAGCCGTCGTTTCCCGGCCCAGGCTTCTACGCCATGGGCGGCGCGCGGCGCCTGAAACAGCGCATCGCCGCGCTCAATCCCGCTCACGTGTTTCACACGGATTTTTTCGCCTGCAACGCCTACGCGAACGGCGAAATCGCCGCCGCTTCGGTACACTGCCCCACTTTATTCATTTTCGGCGCGCGCGACATGATGACGCCGCCCAAATCGACCCGCTTGCTGACGTCTGCCATCGCGCATGGCAGCGTGGTACAGGTCGACAGCGGGCACGAATTGATGGCCGAGCAACCGGACGCCGTGCTCGACGCGTTGTTTGCGTTTGCGCAAACGGCAGCGGCATAA